A window of the Deinococcus planocerae genome harbors these coding sequences:
- a CDS encoding serine hydrolase domain-containing protein, translated as MFRRDPVRQALREVGDVLGTDVPRSLPLVRAALRRGGVIGAARGGRVALVGLGGVPREGVFELASVSKPFTAALADALAQSGRLEWDAPLSRLGGPVRAFPAFVTPRALATHTAGLPGHPARAAWTTFTRFQDPYGGMSAGDALASARRWASRRAAGRFGYSNLGVGVLALALAHASGETVDAPGFGRALGRHVTGPLGLADVSLTPSPARLVTPTATLFGEGVTGFGPLAGAGGLFGTAADLLAFAAAHPQGRAGEVWREVVRPPGLPPHRTGVAPGWFETRGVWWHDGVARGTRTALGLRPADGAAAVLLARGGLPLVGLRGAVPAALLAVLSVRDEGVGGGR; from the coding sequence ATGTTCCGCCGAGACCCCGTGCGTCAGGCCCTGCGAGAGGTGGGAGACGTGCTCGGGACGGACGTGCCAAGATCGCTCCCCCTCGTGCGCGCGGCGTTGCGGCGGGGCGGGGTGATCGGCGCGGCGCGGGGGGGGCGGGTCGCCCTGGTCGGCCTCGGCGGCGTGCCCCGGGAGGGCGTCTTCGAGCTGGCGAGCGTGAGCAAGCCCTTCACAGCGGCGCTGGCGGACGCGCTCGCGCAGTCTGGGCGGCTGGAGTGGGACGCGCCGCTCTCCCGGCTGGGCGGCCCCGTTCGCGCCTTTCCCGCTTTCGTGACCCCGCGCGCCCTGGCGACCCACACGGCGGGATTGCCCGGGCACCCCGCCCGCGCGGCCTGGACGACCTTCACCCGCTTTCAGGACCCCTACGGCGGCATGAGCGCTGGAGACGCCCTGGCGAGCGCACGGCGCTGGGCGAGTCGGCGGGCGGCGGGCCGCTTCGGGTACTCGAACCTGGGGGTCGGCGTGCTCGCCCTGGCCCTCGCGCACGCCTCGGGCGAGACGGTGGACGCCCCGGGCTTCGGTCGGGCGCTGGGGAGGCACGTCACCGGGCCGTTGGGGCTGGCGGACGTGTCCCTCACGCCCAGTCCCGCCCGGCTCGTCACGCCGACCGCCACGCTCTTCGGCGAGGGGGTCACGGGCTTCGGGCCGCTCGCCGGGGCCGGGGGCCTCTTCGGCACGGCGGCGGACCTGCTCGCCTTCGCGGCGGCGCATCCCCAGGGTCGCGCGGGGGAGGTGTGGCGCGAGGTCGTTCGTCCCCCCGGTCTCCCCCCCCACCGGACGGGCGTGGCCCCCGGCTGGTTCGAGACACGCGGCGTGTGGTGGCACGACGGGGTGGCGCGCGGTACCCGCACGGCCCTGGGACTGCGCCCGGCGGACGGCGCGGCGGCGGTGCTCCTCGCCCGGGGCGGCCTGCCCCTCGTGGGGCTGCGGGGGGCGGTTCCGGCGGCGCTGCTGGCAGTCCTGAGCGTCAGGGATGAGGGGGTGGGAGGTGGGCGCTAG
- a CDS encoding SpoIID/LytB domain-containing protein codes for MRFLMLALALGSGAGALNVRVLVASGPQLAVRVPTPAPADPVPLGLGLTPATPVPGAPAPAPEAAPPPSTPAPSLWTVGVRGANLTLNGADAGSPSLYLPPAPGSVVEIGGRPYRGGVLLRAERGAVQGINVLDVEDYLRGVVPAEMPSTWPAAALAAQAVIARTYVAARVNPALPYDTCATESCQVYRGVSAERANTDAAIRATAGEVVAFGGRPASTYFSSDSGGFTASSAEVWGRDLPYLIARADPYSAGGPRSRWRLEVAAPRVQEVATRSGVQVGVLTSVRVTRASVSGRAQEVTFTGAGGTSVLSGANAGGFIRALGGTSSRATLSGPVGPGTPLVVEGFGAGHGVGLSQYGALGLARQGMTHPQILGFYYPGTSLGLLARGPEVGRPALAGGRSLPPSAPGVLALNGPSLNVSHVE; via the coding sequence ATGCGGTTTCTGATGCTTGCGCTGGCACTCGGTTCGGGTGCGGGGGCGCTGAACGTGAGGGTGCTCGTGGCAAGCGGCCCGCAGCTCGCCGTGCGCGTGCCCACCCCGGCCCCGGCGGACCCCGTGCCCCTGGGCCTGGGCCTGACCCCGGCCACCCCCGTTCCCGGCGCCCCGGCCCCGGCCCCCGAGGCCGCTCCCCCGCCCTCCACCCCGGCCCCGAGCCTGTGGACCGTCGGCGTGCGGGGCGCGAACCTCACCCTCAACGGGGCGGACGCGGGCAGCCCGTCGCTCTACCTGCCGCCCGCGCCGGGCAGCGTCGTGGAGATCGGGGGTCGGCCCTACCGCGGCGGGGTGCTCCTGCGCGCCGAGCGCGGCGCGGTGCAGGGGATCAACGTGCTCGACGTGGAGGACTACCTGCGCGGGGTCGTGCCCGCCGAGATGCCGTCCACCTGGCCCGCCGCCGCCCTTGCCGCCCAGGCGGTGATCGCGCGCACGTACGTCGCCGCGCGGGTCAATCCGGCCCTGCCTTACGACACCTGCGCCACCGAGAGCTGTCAGGTGTACCGGGGGGTGAGCGCCGAGCGCGCGAACACCGACGCGGCGATCCGGGCGACCGCCGGGGAGGTCGTGGCCTTCGGGGGACGGCCCGCGAGCACCTACTTCTCCAGCGACTCGGGGGGCTTCACCGCGTCGAGCGCCGAGGTCTGGGGCCGCGACCTGCCGTACCTGATCGCCCGGGCCGACCCCTACTCGGCGGGCGGGCCGCGCTCGCGCTGGCGGCTGGAGGTCGCCGCCCCCCGCGTGCAGGAGGTCGCCACTCGCTCCGGGGTGCAGGTGGGCGTGCTGACCTCGGTGCGGGTGACCCGGGCGAGCGTGTCGGGCCGCGCGCAGGAGGTCACCTTCACGGGCGCGGGCGGGACGAGCGTGCTGAGCGGGGCGAACGCGGGGGGCTTTATCCGCGCGCTCGGAGGGACGAGCAGCCGCGCCACCCTGAGCGGCCCGGTCGGGCCCGGCACGCCCCTGGTCGTGGAGGGCTTCGGGGCGGGGCACGGGGTGGGCCTCTCCCAGTACGGGGCGCTGGGGCTCGCGCGGCAGGGGATGACCCACCCGCAGATCCTGGGCTTTTACTACCCCGGCACGTCCCTGGGCCTGCTCGCCCGCGGGCCGGAGGTCGGGCGGCCTGCCCTCGCCGGGGGGCGCTCCCTCCCCCCGTCAGCCCCCGGCGTGCTCGCGCTGAACGGGCCTTCCCTGAACGTGAGTCATGTCGAGTAG
- a CDS encoding FAD-dependent oxidoreductase, with the protein MGTGAGRAGRVWAHVGQAFTEAEYDVVILGAGRMGTACALFLRRLAPGVRLLIAERGGLPNEEGATILAPGVWTLLDAPPGREGEARWVHAQVAGELGDTQFRPRALLDLHAGVVPGARSTTATLARFPEAAPLIDPAALPFARVDEEAVTYRPGSVALACGQGAVRAGADLLLNTHAHLVRGGVRLDRLTVTNTHEVVTHETHEVRAGVVVVALGADGPHAAEHDLGAHTAHGRAYRQTPRLNVPSDDWTPTLRAGGLTLRPQNGGFTLIPPVHHRDPQGYLPTGGRLTGVPVGVRRETLEDLIALMDALPPLATEALEVGRSLADVPGAWLALPGGRADAPPLHEEVAPGVHLLLGGPLADTLGLSVAYDLAARVAGVEGRPWEEG; encoded by the coding sequence ATGGGCACGGGGGCGGGGAGGGCCGGGCGCGTGTGGGCGCACGTCGGACAGGCGTTCACGGAAGCCGAGTACGACGTGGTGATCCTCGGCGCGGGGCGGATGGGCACGGCCTGCGCCCTCTTCCTGCGGCGCCTCGCACCGGGGGTGCGCCTCTTGATCGCCGAGCGCGGCGGCCTCCCCAATGAGGAGGGGGCGACGATCCTCGCGCCGGGGGTGTGGACGCTTCTCGACGCGCCGCCGGGCCGGGAGGGGGAGGCCCGCTGGGTCCACGCCCAGGTCGCGGGAGAACTCGGGGACACGCAGTTCCGGCCCCGCGCGCTCCTCGACCTCCACGCCGGGGTGGTGCCGGGCGCGCGGTCCACCACCGCCACCCTCGCCCGCTTCCCGGAGGCCGCCCCCCTGATTGACCCCGCCGCCCTCCCCTTCGCCCGGGTGGACGAGGAGGCCGTCACCTACCGCCCGGGCTCGGTCGCCCTCGCGTGCGGGCAGGGGGCCGTGCGCGCCGGGGCCGACCTGCTGCTCAACACCCACGCCCACCTCGTCCGCGGCGGGGTCCGGCTCGACCGCCTGACGGTGACGAACACGCACGAGGTCGTCACCCACGAGACGCACGAGGTGCGGGCGGGGGTCGTCGTCGTGGCGCTGGGGGCGGACGGGCCACACGCCGCCGAGCACGACCTCGGGGCGCACACGGCGCACGGGCGGGCGTACCGCCAGACACCCCGGCTGAACGTCCCCAGCGACGACTGGACCCCCACCCTGCGCGCGGGCGGGTTGACCCTGCGCCCGCAAAACGGGGGCTTCACCCTGATTCCGCCCGTCCACCACCGCGACCCGCAGGGCTACCTGCCCACCGGGGGGCGGCTGACCGGGGTGCCCGTCGGCGTGCGGCGCGAGACGCTGGAGGACCTGATCGCGCTGATGGACGCTCTGCCCCCCCTCGCCACGGAGGCGCTGGAGGTGGGCCGCAGCCTCGCCGACGTGCCGGGAGCGTGGCTCGCGCTGCCCGGGGGACGGGCGGACGCTCCCCCCCTGCACGAGGAGGTCGCGCCCGGCGTCCACCTCCTCCTCGGCGGCCCGCTCGCAGACACGCTGGGGCTCTCCGTGGCCTACGACCTCGCGGCGCGGGTGGCGGGGGTGGAGGGGAGGCCGTGGGAGGAGGGGTGA